The stretch of DNA CGGTTGATGAGAAAATCACCAAGTCATCTCCTTAGCTGGAGGGATGTAGTGTTCGATTAGTCTGTTGGGGTGAGTACACCCCCATACAAGACACGTgtgcaagtaaaaaaaaaataaaaaaaaaaaaaaaaaaaaagaaaaaatacaaaaaaaaaaaaaaaaaacacaaaaaagacatgaaCACACCAGGCTGACAAGCAGTGATGACTGAGATGAGGCCCCTGTGGCTGACAAGCAGTGAGTGATGACTGACAGCATGATgtcacacaccaacacatgcgcacacacctctctctctctctcacacacacacacacacacacacacacacacacacacacacacacacacacacacacacacacacacacacaatctctctctctctcatacacaccaACGCACACATTTCTGTTCATCTACACAAGAATGctgatcagacagacagagcataATTCCTAACCCTAACCTCGGTCAACCCCAGTCAGTCAGCGAGGACTTCGTAGGATTACAGTTAAAATAGCCAAGAGCACTCTGACTataaactgaaacactgacaccACTGGACTGCATTCATTACTTTAAAGAGCTATTAAAACAGAGTAAGGTAAGCAAGAGCAAAGAGGAAAGGACAAAGAAGACACAGCAATAAATATTGAAAGGAAACACTGTGCATACATCTGACAAGGTGGGGATTTTAAAACTACAGCAAAATTAAATGTACTGCTTGAGCTCATCTATAGTCCTCACGAGTCctgaaatgattagctgatggacagaaaatcagcggccaacaattttgataattgataatTGTCTAAGTCATTTATGTAGCCTATCTCTATCTCGTCTATCTTTGGGTTAAGGACTGTTGGCCAGGCAAAACTAGCTATTGAAGACGGCTATAGACTCATCGATTCATCGAAAAAAAATCTATGgctaacaataataaaaaataatcaatagcTGTAGCCTTACTCCGCATACCACGTAAATGTGGGTGAGTGGACTTTGTTTCAGACACTGTGTGGAACAGTATATCAAAGCATCCCAgttccatactacatactaattgTATACAGAATATGCTACTGTATTATCAAAGAATACTCCTTGCTGTTAAGAAACCATGTGTCACTTCAAtcaaaaaattatgaaatatgtGACGCCAGTCAAAATACATGTGCCAATTTAAATTCACTGAACAAAAGCTAAtcattctgtactttttttctaATCTCATCACAGTCTACTATTTGTCTTAACGTTTTTCAGCTGTGACTGGCTCCATCAGTTCAACAGCATCATCATCAACAGCGCACTGAAACAATCCAGCACTTTCTTAGTATCCATACTGACTCTTTGCGGTACACAGTATGCATGCGCCCTTTTTGGAGTATACCTCATTCGGATGGCAGCAGCAGTCATACAGTATCAGCCATATCTTAAAAGGCAAGGCAGAAAGGGTGCTTACCTTGTGGCAAAGCGGCCGTCATAATCCTCAATAGCAGGCTGAAACGATAAAAGTAATattcttttactttgtttgcTTGTATGCCTGGGACTGAAGTACCtgctgtacttaaatacaaacACTAGGTGGCAGCAGAACCCGAGCAAAAGTCTCCTTTTACAGTTACTGCAGGATTACTCATATCCAATTATGCAACATAAGATTAAACGAAATGGGGGCTACAAATTACCTGAGTGAGCGTAACAAGTGTAGAGACTGTATTGTTCGCAGGTACTACACATGTTAAACCGTACCCACCTGTGTGCCAAAGCCTGCCATGCTGTAGGGGCGTGGGCGGGTCTGTGCTAGGCTCTGTGCAAGCAGTCGGGCAGTCAGGCCGTAGTCAGGTGTGGGCAGTGATGCATCGCTCTCCAACAAGTTCCCTGTGCTGCTACTTTTGCCATGGTGCAAACTGGGAAGGTCAGAAAACAAAGGCCTCAGACTTGGACTCATTGGGGCTCGCTAAGCTGACACACTGTTCATGAAAAAGGCCACGTACTTCACTCTGAGCTTCTCACTGTCGCTGTCGGGCAGCACGCGTGTGTAGGAGAATGGGAACCAGCCACGCCTGCGAAAAGTGAAGACTTTGTCAAACGTTATACTTTTTCCGTACCTGAATGTGGGATAAATATTTATCCCATCTCACTGTATGGATTCAGGCGAAACAGAAttaatgaatacattaattACATCTTGTTCTTCTCATTCTCCCCGTAGTGCCAGCCGTCGCGGGCTTCAGGCACTAGCAAGGTAATGACATCTCCCTCGGAAAAGCTGAGCAGGGTGCTGTTGTCGCCCGCAGCGTGGGAAAAGATGGCCTGGACACGGGAGCGTCCATTTTTTTCCAGGCCTGCTGCCATGGAACTGGACCTGGGAAGGGTCCGTGTCTCACCTGAAGGGGtttgcagacagacacaatggTGAAAGACACGATGAACATTATTAAAAGTTCAGAGTACCAGGGTCACAAAAGTTCTGGATAACTGGAGTCTGTGGTGCTAACTAAAGGTACAGtaatatttatgtctttttaggCACAGTCAGAAGTCAGGCAGATGTACTAAATTTAGCAATATCTTAAATTGGCTTTTGTATGGCATTTGTAAACATCCATATATCACTGCCAGATTAACTGGTAGAATCACCATAAACACATGACACTAGTTGAGGTGACTGGTATCTATAGAGAAAATATTTCTCACAAATCTTGTTGCTCAGAGGATGTTGATTCCTTCCTTCCCAACCCAACAGCCTGCGTTGTAATTTAGCAAAGAGGTTGGTAGGTGATATCAGTCTTAATGTGACTACACTATTTATATGATGTTAAAATGCTTCTCAACATAATTGTAAAGCAAACAAGAGGAATCACGTTGATGCTCAATTTATCATTCTGCTTGTGATTTTCTTGCTGCAGTGCTACTGCTGCTCATTAAATTCTAGGAACGTTCAGATATCTTACCCACGGGGTTCTTATTCTTGGCGGGGGCAGGCCTGCGCACAGGGAGGGTGTTGGAGTAGACATCGCTGACCTGTCTCTGAGGCTGAGCCTGGGACTGGCCCTGTGCCTGGGTCTGAGGGGATGAAGGCCTCACTTGAGACACGGACATGGTACCCCCATCCGTCCAATATTCCTCTCCGTGGACTCCTGTTGTCCCATTGACCATGGACATACCATCAGGGCCCATCAGCCTCTGGAATTAACAGGCGGACACATGGATTCAGTCATAAATATACGACAGCAGCaatctttaaatatttagaTTAAGCTGAAGTGATGATATGTTATGACTGACATCTGCTGAGGTGACATAAATTCATCTCGATAAAATATAACGGTGGAGTTGACATGAAATGTAGACTCTAAACAGCTAATTAACTTGAGTGGCATCTTTAAACTGAGTTTTTAAGCggttttctttaaataatgggagggtttttttctttataaaatatcgtaatttatttactgtgtgatgCTATACTCAAATCAGTCACTAACGTTCATCATCATAATTAAAATTGATAGTATTTCCTCTGGCTTCAAGTTAGCCTCCAGTAGGTTGGCTAATAATCATTTGGTTATCCATGTAAAACAGCAGCAAGAtgacaacataacaaaaaaaaaataaaaatagagaaataaataataaaaaaaaatacataacatcATCAAAAAACTGCTTCCTAATcatcaaacatcaaataaaaaattaagaagaaccatacataaataaaattgtgacATGTTTTCAGCTCCCATATCCTATACTCACCGCTGGGTGTCCGAGGCCACTGCCCATGAAGACGGCCAGCTCTGGGGGCACAGGAAGAGGCTGGGCTCCAGGGATGGGGTCTGAGATGACCAGGTTGGATTTGGAGGTATGCAGGGGGCTTGTGCCCCCAAGGGCAGCAGAGCCCATCTGCTGGGCTAGGAGCATGGCCCTCTCTGGCAGCTTGTTGGGGTCAGAGCAGGCCTGTTGCCACACTGGGATCTTCTGGGTCAGAAGGTCTTTACCctgaaaggaggaaagaaagattcatgaaacacaagaaaaatggaaaaaaaaacaaaaaaaaaaaaacaagtaggCAGTACTACGAGAAAAGAGATGTGGAAGAGCTTTTCAATGTGACCATTGAAAAGCTCAGTTAAGCAATTTCTTTAGTAAAACCTTCAATTTCCTCCCTATTATCCAAAAACAATCA from Xiphias gladius isolate SHS-SW01 ecotype Sanya breed wild chromosome 3, ASM1685928v1, whole genome shotgun sequence encodes:
- the baiap2a gene encoding brain-specific angiogenesis inhibitor 1-associated protein 2a isoform X4; protein product: MVLAEDFTMSRTDEVHRLTENVYKTIMEQFNPCLRNFVAMGKNYEKALANVTFAAKGYFDALVRMGELASESQGSKDLGDVLFQMAEVHRQIQVQLEEMLKSFHNELLSELEKKVELDARYLTAALKKYQMEHKSKGESLEKCQAELKKLRRKSQGSKNPSKYGEKEMQFVETISSKQTELDTFIAEGYKTALSEERRRYCFLVDRQCAVAKNSSAYHGKGKDLLTQKIPVWQQACSDPNKLPERAMLLAQQMGSAALGGTSPLHTSKSNLVISDPIPGAQPLPVPPELAVFMGSGLGHPARLMGPDGMSMVNGTTGVHGEEYWTDGGTMSVSQVRPSSPQTQAQGQSQAQPQRQVSDVYSNTLPVRRPAPAKNKNPVGETRTLPRSSSMAAGLEKNGRSRVQAIFSHAAGDNSTLLSFSEGDVITLLVPEARDGWHYGENEKNKMRGWFPFSYTRVLPDSDSEKLRVNLHHGKSSSTGNLLESDASLPTPDYGLTARLLAQSLAQTRPRPYSMAGFGTQPAIEDYDGRFATSDSPDGKLISTV
- the baiap2a gene encoding brain-specific angiogenesis inhibitor 1-associated protein 2a isoform X5, producing MVLAEDFTMSRTDEVHRLTENVYKTIMEQFNPCLRNFVAMGKNYEKALANVTFAAKGYFDALVRMGELASESQGSKDLGDVLFQMAEVHRQIQVQLEEMLKSFHNELLSELEKKVELDARYLTAALKKYQMEHKSKGESLEKCQAELKKLRRKSQGSKNPSKYGEKEMQFVETISSKQTELDTFIAEGYKTALSEERRRYCFLVDRQCAVAKNSSAYHGKGKDLLTQKIPVWQQACSDPNKLPERAMLLAQQMGSAALGGTSPLHTSKSNLVISDPIPGAQPLPVPPELAVFMGSGLGHPARLMGPDGMSMVNGTTGVHGEEYWTDGGTMSVSQVRPSSPQTQAQGQSQAQPQRQVSDVYSNTLPVRRPAPAKNKNPVGETRTLPRSSSMAAGLEKNGRSRVQAIFSHAAGDNSTLLSFSEGDVITLLVPEARDGWHYGENEKNKMRGWFPFSYTRVLPDSDSEKLRVNLHHGKSSSTGNLLESDASLPTPDYGLTARLLAQSLAQTRPRPYSMAGFGTQPAIEDYDGRFATSDTICVCGGVV
- the baiap2a gene encoding brain-specific angiogenesis inhibitor 1-associated protein 2a isoform X1, which gives rise to MVLAEDFTMSRTDEVHRLTENVYKTIMEQFNPCLRNFVAMGKNYEKALANVTFAAKGYFDALVRMGELASESQGSKDLGDVLFQMAEVHRQIQVQLEEMLKSFHNELLSELEKKVELDARYLTAALKKYQMEHKSKGESLEKCQAELKKLRRKSQGSKNPSKYGEKEMQFVETISSKQTELDTFIAEGYKTALSEERRRYCFLVDRQCAVAKNSSAYHGKGKDLLTQKIPVWQQACSDPNKLPERAMLLAQQMGSAALGGTSPLHTSKSNLVISDPIPGAQPLPVPPELAVFMGSGLGHPARLMGPDGMSMVNGTTGVHGEEYWTDGGTMSVSQVRPSSPQTQAQGQSQAQPQRQVSDVYSNTLPVRRPAPAKNKNPVGETRTLPRSSSMAAGLEKNGRSRVQAIFSHAAGDNSTLLSFSEGDVITLLVPEARDGWHYGENEKNKMRGWFPFSYTRVLPDSDSEKLRVNLHHGKSSSTGNLLESDASLPTPDYGLTARLLAQSLAQTRPRPYSMAGFGTQPAIEDYDGRFATSSGWWVEDCVERESQSGAYLLGMQRYGL
- the baiap2a gene encoding brain-specific angiogenesis inhibitor 1-associated protein 2a isoform X6 codes for the protein MVLAEDFTMSRTDEVHRLTENVYKTIMEQFNPCLRNFVAMGKNYEKALANVTFAAKGYFDALVRMGELASESQGSKDLGDVLFQMAEVHRQIQVQLEEMLKSFHNELLSELEKKVELDARYLTAALKKYQMEHKSKGESLEKCQAELKKLRRKSQGSKNPSKYGEKEMQFVETISSKQTELDTFIAEGYKTALSEERRRYCFLVDRQCAVAKNSSAYHGKGKDLLTQKIPVWQQACSDPNKLPERAMLLAQQMGSAALGGTSPLHTSKSNLVISDPIPGAQPLPVPPELAVFMGSGLGHPARLMGPDGMSMVNGTTGVHGEEYWTDGGTMSVSQVRPSSPQTQAQGQSQAQPQRQVSDVYSNTLPVRRPAPAKNKNPVGETRTLPRSSSMAAGLEKNGRSRVQAIFSHAAGDNSTLLSFSEGDVITLLVPEARDGWHYGENEKNKMRGWFPFSYTRVLPDSDSEKLRVNLHHGKSSSTGNLLESDASLPTPDYGLTARLLAQSLAQTRPRPYSMAGFGTQPAIEDYDGRFATSLGPELSRF
- the baiap2a gene encoding brain-specific angiogenesis inhibitor 1-associated protein 2a isoform X3; translated protein: MVLAEDFTMSRTDEVHRLTENVYKTIMEQFNPCLRNFVAMGKNYEKALANVTFAAKGYFDALVRMGELASESQGSKDLGDVLFQMAEVHRQIQVQLEEMLKSFHNELLSELEKKVELDARYLTAALKKYQMEHKSKGESLEKCQAELKKLRRKSQGSKNPSKYGEKEMQFVETISSKQTELDTFIAEGYKTALSEERRRYCFLVDRQCAVAKNSSAYHGKGKDLLTQKIPVWQQACSDPNKLPERAMLLAQQMGSAALGGTSPLHTSKSNLVISDPIPGAQPLPVPPELAVFMGSGLGHPARLMGPDGMSMVNGTTGVHGEEYWTDGGTMSVSQVRPSSPQTQAQGQSQAQPQRQVSDVYSNTLPVRRPAPAKNKNPVGETRTLPRSSSMAAGLEKNGRSRVQAIFSHAAGDNSTLLSFSEGDVITLLVPEARDGWHYGENEKNKMRGWFPFSYTRVLPDSDSEKLRVNLHHGKSSSTGNLLESDASLPTPDYGLTARLLAQSLAQTRPRPYSMAGFGTQPAIEDYDGRFATSDRALEVYLRPTFTDDRSAPIFY
- the baiap2a gene encoding brain-specific angiogenesis inhibitor 1-associated protein 2a isoform X2, producing the protein MVLAEDFTMSRTDEVHRLTENVYKTIMEQFNPCLRNFVAMGKNYEKALANVTFAAKGYFDALVRMGELASESQGSKDLGDVLFQMAEVHRQIQVQLEEMLKSFHNELLSELEKKVELDARYLTAALKKYQMEHKSKGESLEKCQAELKKLRRKSQGSKNPSKYGEKEMQFVETISSKQTELDTFIAEGYKTALSEERRRYCFLVDRQCAVAKNSSAYHGKGKDLLTQKIPVWQQACSDPNKLPERAMLLAQQMGSAALGGTSPLHTSKSNLVISDPIPGAQPLPVPPELAVFMGSGLGHPARLMGPDGMSMVNGTTGVHGEEYWTDGGTMSVSQVRPSSPQTQAQGQSQAQPQRQVSDVYSNTLPVRRPAPAKNKNPVGETRTLPRSSSMAAGLEKNGRSRVQAIFSHAAGDNSTLLSFSEGDVITLLVPEARDGWHYGENEKNKMRGWFPFSYTRVLPDSDSEKLRVNLHHGKSSSTGNLLESDASLPTPDYGLTARLLAQSLAQTRPRPYSMAGFGTQPAIEDYDGRFATSGWWVEDCVERESQSGAYLLGMQRYGL